The genomic region TAGAGCTAGAACCAACGCGCCATACATGCTGCTATGCTAGAAATAGCCGGGCTTGAGCTCAACGCGTACCCTTTCCTTCATAAAGTCGAGGAGCCCGGCCTCCTCGAGGGCCTTCTTGACCTCCTCGTCGCTTGCACCAGGCTCGATGCTGATTTTCTCTGGCAATACTTCTATGTGGTTTATATTAGCCCTTCTTCTCTTTACTCCAGAGACATCCTTAGGACCGGTTATTACAACGAAGTTATCATCAATTATTTCTACTATTACACATTTCCTACCAGCTTCGCGGCCACGGAGCTTTACACAGAGCCTGCCAACCTCTATTGCCGGCATCTTTTACTCCCCGCCAGCTAGCTCCGCTAAGTGAATCCTTTAAGCGTTACTTTTCGCCGAAGCACAGCCGGATAAATAGTATCCCTTGCGCCTCAGCACTTCGCACACGAATGATTTTATGATACTGTACGCCTCTTCGAGGCCTAGATATCCTGTATCTATTACTAGGTCGAATATCTGAAGATTCGCGATATCTATGCCATAGAGCTTGAGAAAACGATGTCTATGCATATACTCGCGAGCGACGGTTTCGCGTAATACGTCGTTAAAATCTCGTCCCTCCCTCTTGGCTATTCGTTCTACTCTGATCTCCAGCGGG from Pyrofollis japonicus harbors:
- a CDS encoding 50S ribosomal protein L14e, translating into MPAIEVGRLCVKLRGREAGRKCVIVEIIDDNFVVITGPKDVSGVKRRRANINHIEVLPEKISIEPGASDEEVKKALEEAGLLDFMKERVRVELKPGYF